The Deltaproteobacteria bacterium genome contains a region encoding:
- a CDS encoding UDP-N-acetylmuramate dehydrogenase: protein MRERLDEPLSNWTTLGVGGPARRFVQPESEEELCALLRETRATGEETVLLGGGSNVVVSDEGVAGCVVALGGLRGVRRCAEREDAVELEVAAGEPFDPFVARCVAEGLAGLECLSGIPGLVGATPIQNVGAYGQEVRDCIVAVRSYDRCADAIVELDAAACGFAYRTSVFKTTLAGRHAVLSVTFRLRPGPPAPPRYAELARALAARDGAPALEGVRETVLGLRRQKAMVLDPADPDSRSVGSFFTNPIVTDEEARAVETRARAAGLLGDGESLPRFAAGPGSSKLPAAWLIERAGFHKGYGAGAAGLSSKHCLAIVNRGGAAAREVVALARELRAEVLRRFGVTLEAEPVFVGFAAGHPLAA, encoded by the coding sequence ATGCGCGAGCGCCTCGACGAACCCCTATCGAACTGGACGACCCTTGGCGTCGGGGGCCCCGCGCGGCGCTTCGTGCAGCCCGAGAGCGAGGAGGAGCTCTGCGCGCTCCTGCGCGAGACCCGCGCGACCGGGGAGGAGACGGTGCTCCTCGGCGGCGGGAGCAACGTGGTGGTCTCGGACGAGGGGGTCGCCGGCTGCGTCGTCGCGCTCGGGGGCCTGCGGGGGGTGCGGCGCTGCGCCGAGCGAGAAGACGCGGTGGAGCTGGAGGTGGCGGCCGGGGAGCCGTTCGACCCCTTCGTCGCGCGCTGCGTGGCCGAGGGACTCGCGGGGCTCGAGTGCCTCTCGGGGATCCCGGGGCTGGTGGGGGCGACGCCGATCCAGAACGTGGGCGCCTACGGCCAGGAGGTGCGCGATTGCATCGTGGCGGTCAGGAGCTACGACCGCTGCGCCGACGCGATCGTGGAGCTGGACGCCGCGGCCTGCGGCTTCGCCTACCGGACGAGCGTGTTCAAGACGACGCTCGCCGGCCGCCACGCGGTCCTGTCGGTCACCTTCCGACTGCGTCCGGGCCCGCCGGCGCCGCCGCGGTACGCCGAGCTCGCCCGTGCACTCGCGGCCCGCGACGGGGCTCCGGCGCTCGAGGGCGTGCGCGAGACGGTGCTCGGGCTCCGGCGGCAGAAGGCCATGGTGCTGGACCCCGCCGACCCCGACAGCCGCAGCGTGGGGTCCTTCTTCACGAACCCCATCGTGACCGACGAGGAGGCGCGCGCCGTCGAGACCCGCGCGAGAGCAGCGGGGCTCCTCGGCGACGGGGAGTCCTTGCCGCGCTTCGCCGCCGGCCCGGGGTCAAGCAAGCTACCGGCGGCCTGGCTCATCGAGCGTGCGGGCTTTCACAAGGGCTACGGAGCCGGCGCGGCGGGCCTATCGAGCAAACATTGCCTGGCCATCGTGAACCGCGGTGGAGCCGCGGCCCGCGAGGTGGTCGCGCTGGCGCGAGAGCTCCGGGCCGAGGTGCTGCGCCGCTTCGGGGTCACCCTCGAGGCGGAGCCGGTCTTCGTGGGGTTCGCGGCCGGGCATCCGCTCGCCGCCTGA
- a CDS encoding HDOD domain-containing protein, whose product MAAELHDDLWFHDATDDPAEQAAADSMVAAVADLIELRPFPDSAARLMGLLRDPNFSVRELSRIIEHDPLLAMRVLKLVNSAAYRLSAPCGSVEHAVTLLGSRSLTNLVTSIAVLEMFKDRAGAESQVRDHSLAAAGMARQLAQLARTPHDEIITCALLHDIGKLLLLQVNDPGYPELLAPSAEDPRPTHERERARFGYDHAVLAGHVLRRWQIPEPVPTVVAWHHQPERTRTAGTDPALARLVALVRLADLLSYTVGEQELSDDTRARVDAESPATELGLETDRIVTAWPELRQTAQDWIGAIGA is encoded by the coding sequence GTGGCTGCGGAGCTGCATGACGATCTCTGGTTTCACGATGCGACCGACGACCCGGCCGAGCAGGCCGCCGCCGACAGCATGGTCGCCGCCGTGGCGGACCTCATCGAGCTGCGGCCCTTTCCCGATTCGGCCGCGCGGTTGATGGGCTTGCTTCGGGATCCGAACTTTTCGGTGCGCGAGCTGAGCCGCATCATCGAACACGACCCGCTGCTCGCCATGCGGGTCCTCAAGCTGGTGAACTCGGCGGCCTATCGTCTGAGCGCGCCCTGCGGCTCGGTGGAACACGCGGTGACGCTCCTCGGCAGCCGCTCGCTGACGAACCTCGTCACCAGCATCGCCGTGCTGGAGATGTTCAAGGACCGGGCCGGCGCCGAGAGCCAGGTGCGCGACCATTCGCTCGCCGCGGCCGGGATGGCGCGACAACTGGCGCAGCTCGCGCGCACGCCGCACGACGAGATCATCACCTGCGCGCTGCTCCACGACATCGGCAAGCTCCTGCTCCTGCAGGTCAACGACCCGGGCTACCCGGAGCTGCTCGCTCCCTCGGCCGAGGACCCCCGGCCGACCCACGAACGCGAGCGCGCCCGCTTCGGCTACGACCACGCGGTGCTGGCCGGGCACGTGCTGCGGCGCTGGCAGATCCCCGAGCCCGTCCCGACCGTCGTGGCGTGGCACCACCAGCCCGAACGGACGCGCACGGCCGGGACCGACCCGGCGCTGGCCCGGCTCGTGGCGCTCGTGCGGCTCGCCGACCTGCTCTCGTACACCGTCGGGGAACAGGAGCTCTCGGACGACACGCGAGCGCGCGTCGACGCCGAGAGTCCGGCGACCGAGCTCGGGCTCGAGACGGACCGCATCGTCACGGCCTGGCCCGAGCTCCGGCAGACAGCCCAGGACTGGATCGGAGCCATCGGCGCGTAG
- a CDS encoding CxxxxCH/CxxCH domain-containing protein, whose protein sequence is MLRNGEATLRHCGRPRAFATRGAFALAFALALGACSGPAGGGADGGPGDGGRGDGRIGDARVSPDLGVGCALCHGSALNAAPPVPVSGSSSSTSQRGVGAHQEHLAPSTWRAAMRCDDCHKVPKETGDPRHVDSPLPAEVTFSALAQSKQARPEWNGVTCSNTYCHGGTMSGGTLTAPSWTTVDGTASQCGACHGMPPTQNHPSSTNCHMCHSAVVDEKNQIAAPHLHLNGKVETVATGCCSCHGTASGTAAGGCADPLVDPAPPKSVGGGTAASERGVGAHAKHLGPNDWHVKVQCEDCHRVPTALEDPGHVDSPLPAELVFSPLATVEGKDPTWDGTSCANTYCHGGKTSGGKATSPIWTKVDGSQGKCDSCHGMPPGGTHPQSASCSSCHAKVVDAKNKIIAPNLHLNGTVETVTPACTTCHGVKDQSEAPPVGTTGQTATSDRAVGAHAQHLSTSTWHRQVECLDCHLVPKTEKAPGHVDSPLPAEVIFSALVRTGGSNPVWNGTTCAGSYCHGATLNGGTAVAPVWTKVDGTQAKCDSCHGMPPGGTHPPGKNCSTCHGQVVDANQKIIAPNLHINGHVEVIALQCNSCHGGAANAAPPVGSSGQTATTDKSVGAHQKHLASSSWHNPVQCTHCHAVPKNSTDPGHTDSPLPAEVVFTALAVAKGAQPVWNGTTCAGSYCHGGTMTGGTATSPVWTKVDGTQSACGSCHGMPPGGSHPANPACSTCHGMVVDANRRIIAPNLHLNGLVEVTTMQCNSCHGGAANAAPPVSTTGETATSARGVGAHQSHLRTSTWRAPLQCADCHVVPTSSAAAGHSDTPLPAEVTFAGLARHGGANPVWNGVTCAGSYCHGGTMNGGTVTAPSWTKVDGTQAACGACHGLPPGGTHPQNSACSSCHGQVVNAARAIIAPNLHLNGQVEVVNLQCNTCHGGATNSAPPKGTNGQTATTDRSVGAHQAHLGSSTWRAPMLCSDCHVVPPAVSSPGHNDSALPAELVFSALSKTQGANPVWNGVTCAGTYCHGATLSAGTITAPTWTKVDGTQAACGTCHGLPPTQNHPANGACSVCHGQVVDAARKIIAPLLHVNGKVESQSSHPAGYKEGNVHGPDYFANPASCATASCHGTSLDGAAGTSCNSCHANWKTNCIFCHGGTDNRTGAPPASVSGQTLKSVPGVGAHTRHLTASATHVAWDCALCHRKPTDAMTAGHVDPSPAELVFGGLAAGSAYNAQSHVCSNVYCHGDGRTNGSATWTGTLSSACAPCHDDETVATERSMSGDHHKHIVDKRIKCWECHATVVNASKQIISATLHVNGRKEVSMPSGTYNASTRLCTTTCHKNQTW, encoded by the coding sequence TTGCTGAGGAACGGCGAAGCTACGCTGCGGCACTGCGGGAGGCCCCGGGCCTTCGCGACGCGCGGGGCCTTCGCGCTCGCCTTTGCGCTCGCCCTCGGCGCGTGCAGCGGTCCCGCGGGGGGCGGCGCCGACGGCGGTCCCGGAGACGGCGGGCGAGGAGACGGCCGCATCGGCGACGCGCGCGTCTCCCCCGACCTCGGGGTGGGCTGCGCGCTCTGCCACGGGAGCGCGCTGAACGCGGCGCCCCCCGTCCCCGTGTCGGGGAGCTCCTCCTCGACGAGCCAGCGCGGCGTCGGCGCACACCAGGAGCACCTCGCCCCCTCGACGTGGCGCGCGGCGATGCGCTGCGACGATTGCCACAAGGTCCCCAAGGAGACCGGCGACCCCCGTCACGTGGATTCGCCGCTGCCCGCGGAGGTGACCTTCTCGGCCCTCGCGCAGAGCAAGCAGGCCAGGCCCGAATGGAACGGCGTCACCTGCTCGAACACCTACTGCCACGGCGGCACGATGTCCGGCGGGACGCTCACCGCGCCGAGCTGGACCACCGTGGACGGCACCGCGAGTCAGTGCGGCGCGTGTCACGGCATGCCCCCCACGCAGAACCACCCCTCGAGCACGAACTGCCACATGTGTCACTCGGCGGTAGTGGACGAGAAGAACCAGATCGCCGCGCCGCACCTGCACCTCAATGGAAAGGTGGAGACGGTCGCCACCGGGTGCTGCAGCTGCCACGGGACAGCCTCGGGAACGGCCGCCGGCGGGTGCGCCGATCCGCTCGTGGACCCCGCGCCGCCGAAGAGCGTGGGCGGCGGCACGGCGGCGAGCGAACGCGGGGTCGGCGCGCACGCGAAGCACCTCGGCCCGAACGACTGGCACGTGAAGGTGCAGTGCGAGGATTGCCACCGCGTGCCGACGGCGCTCGAGGACCCGGGGCACGTGGACAGCCCGCTCCCCGCCGAGCTCGTCTTCTCGCCGCTCGCCACCGTCGAGGGGAAGGACCCCACCTGGGACGGCACGAGCTGCGCGAACACCTACTGCCACGGCGGCAAGACCTCGGGGGGCAAGGCCACCTCCCCGATCTGGACCAAGGTGGACGGCTCGCAAGGCAAGTGCGACTCGTGCCACGGCATGCCCCCCGGCGGCACGCACCCGCAGAGCGCGAGCTGCTCCTCGTGCCACGCGAAGGTGGTGGACGCGAAGAACAAGATCATCGCGCCGAACCTGCACCTGAACGGCACGGTCGAGACGGTCACCCCCGCCTGCACCACCTGCCACGGCGTGAAGGACCAGAGCGAGGCGCCCCCCGTCGGGACGACCGGGCAGACCGCGACGAGCGACCGCGCCGTCGGAGCGCACGCGCAGCACCTCAGCACCTCCACCTGGCATCGCCAGGTCGAGTGCCTGGACTGCCACCTCGTGCCGAAGACGGAGAAGGCCCCCGGGCACGTGGATTCGCCGCTCCCGGCCGAGGTGATCTTCTCCGCGCTCGTGCGGACGGGCGGCTCGAATCCGGTCTGGAACGGCACCACCTGCGCCGGCTCGTATTGCCACGGCGCGACGCTGAACGGCGGCACGGCCGTCGCGCCCGTCTGGACCAAGGTGGACGGCACGCAGGCCAAGTGCGATTCCTGCCACGGCATGCCCCCGGGAGGGACGCACCCGCCCGGGAAGAACTGTTCCACCTGCCACGGGCAGGTGGTGGACGCGAACCAGAAGATCATCGCGCCCAACCTCCATATCAATGGTCACGTAGAAGTCATCGCCCTGCAGTGCAACAGCTGCCACGGCGGGGCCGCCAACGCCGCGCCTCCCGTAGGGTCGAGCGGGCAGACCGCCACCACGGACAAGAGCGTCGGCGCCCACCAGAAGCACCTGGCGTCGTCCTCGTGGCACAACCCGGTGCAATGCACGCACTGCCACGCGGTCCCGAAGAACAGCACCGATCCGGGCCACACGGACTCGCCGCTGCCGGCCGAGGTGGTCTTCACCGCGCTCGCCGTGGCGAAGGGGGCCCAGCCCGTCTGGAACGGCACGACCTGCGCCGGCTCGTATTGCCACGGCGGCACGATGACCGGTGGAACCGCGACGTCGCCGGTCTGGACCAAGGTGGACGGCACGCAGAGCGCGTGCGGCTCCTGCCACGGCATGCCCCCCGGCGGCTCGCATCCGGCAAACCCGGCCTGCTCCACCTGCCACGGCATGGTGGTGGACGCGAACCGCCGGATCATCGCTCCCAACCTGCACCTGAACGGCCTCGTCGAGGTCACGACCATGCAGTGCAATAGCTGCCACGGAGGGGCGGCGAACGCGGCCCCGCCGGTGAGCACCACGGGCGAGACGGCCACGAGCGCCCGCGGCGTGGGCGCGCACCAGTCGCACCTGCGCACCTCCACCTGGCGGGCCCCGCTCCAGTGCGCCGACTGCCACGTGGTGCCGACGAGCTCCGCGGCCGCCGGACACAGCGATACGCCCCTCCCCGCGGAGGTGACCTTCGCCGGGCTCGCGAGGCACGGCGGCGCGAATCCGGTCTGGAACGGGGTGACCTGCGCGGGCTCGTACTGCCACGGCGGCACGATGAACGGCGGCACGGTCACCGCCCCGAGCTGGACCAAGGTGGACGGCACGCAGGCCGCGTGCGGGGCCTGCCACGGCCTGCCCCCCGGTGGAACGCATCCGCAGAACTCCGCCTGCTCCTCCTGCCACGGTCAGGTGGTGAACGCCGCGCGCGCCATCATCGCGCCGAACCTGCACCTCAACGGCCAGGTCGAGGTCGTGAACCTGCAGTGCAACACCTGCCACGGCGGCGCCACGAACTCCGCGCCGCCGAAGGGGACGAACGGACAGACCGCGACGACCGACCGCTCCGTGGGCGCGCACCAGGCGCACCTCGGCTCCTCCACCTGGCGGGCCCCGATGCTCTGTAGCGACTGCCACGTCGTACCACCGGCCGTCTCGTCGCCGGGGCACAACGACAGCGCGCTCCCCGCGGAGCTCGTCTTCTCGGCGCTGTCGAAGACGCAGGGCGCGAATCCCGTCTGGAACGGCGTCACCTGCGCCGGGACGTACTGCCACGGAGCCACGCTCTCCGCGGGAACGATCACCGCCCCCACCTGGACCAAGGTGGACGGCACCCAGGCCGCGTGCGGGACCTGCCACGGACTCCCGCCGACGCAGAATCACCCGGCCAACGGCGCGTGCTCGGTCTGCCACGGCCAGGTGGTGGACGCGGCGCGCAAGATCATCGCGCCGCTCCTGCACGTGAACGGCAAGGTGGAGTCGCAGAGCTCGCACCCGGCGGGGTACAAGGAAGGCAACGTGCACGGCCCCGACTACTTCGCGAACCCCGCGAGCTGCGCCACCGCGAGCTGCCACGGCACGAGCCTGGACGGCGCCGCGGGGACGAGCTGCAATAGCTGCCACGCGAACTGGAAGACCAACTGCATCTTCTGCCACGGCGGCACGGACAACCGGACCGGCGCCCCCCCCGCGTCAGTGAGCGGCCAGACGCTGAAGAGCGTCCCGGGCGTGGGAGCGCACACCCGGCACCTCACGGCCTCGGCGACCCACGTGGCCTGGGACTGCGCGCTCTGCCATCGCAAGCCGACCGACGCGATGACGGCAGGGCACGTAGACCCGAGCCCGGCGGAGCTCGTCTTCGGCGGACTCGCCGCGGGGAGCGCCTACAACGCGCAGAGCCACGTCTGCAGCAACGTCTACTGCCACGGCGACGGTCGCACGAACGGCAGCGCGACCTGGACCGGGACGCTGTCGAGCGCGTGCGCCCCCTGTCACGACGACGAGACGGTGGCGACGGAGAGGTCCATGAGCGGGGACCATCACAAGCACATCGTGGACAAGCGGATCAAGTGCTGGGAGTGCCACGCCACGGTCGTGAACGCGAGCAAGCAGATCATCAGCGCGACGCTTCACGTGAACGGCCGGAAGGAGGTCTCGATGCCTTCGGGGACCTACAACGCGAGCACGCGGCTCTGCACCACCACCTGCCACAAGAACCAGACCTGGTGA
- a CDS encoding right-handed parallel beta-helix repeat-containing protein, protein MWHPRPMKCLGGLLLVWTLVGCDSTPRTGLGDAGAQDGATDGARATDGSGGSDGLLVGDGGSAAGDGAQGRDGATPLADGRTRDGRARDAGTRDGRTRDGGTRDARSADGAPPTGRCTPTPPAAPGNSGVTLHVAVSGNDATGTGAADKPFATLTAAAKLVKAGGTILVHGGTYKGKKHTVTATGSASAPIVVMAAPGEKPLLDGSGLGLIESDGVLRVDYSSHVIVDGFEVANSTGRGISVYESDHVTVRRCTVHDVSYRALGGGGSDLVFDGNEVYNGALANQGGGGSGGWPAMVSTYQRANGTLSKNIQFVNNHFHDAWGECLDFIMLDGGVARNNRIHDCYSVNLYSDRSQHLVLEGNYLYTTTAKYDRKDNGQRAVGINLAVESGDHQATLATDVLIANNVIVGTGKGIGFWWDGANGAAQNTYQNVRILYNVIKDTLGPALNFSKVGSGATAPSGCRAQNNIFFAGKDGTTFSLGNPAAWSLSHNLYPGGVPAGFVEPTSLAGDPRFVSPVLGGPAEGFKLQAGSPAVGKGLAQAEMPRDLWCAPRPASATALGVHQP, encoded by the coding sequence ATGTGGCACCCGCGACCGATGAAATGCCTGGGTGGCCTGCTGCTCGTCTGGACCCTCGTCGGCTGCGACAGCACGCCGCGCACGGGCCTCGGCGACGCGGGAGCGCAGGACGGCGCCACCGATGGCGCGAGAGCGACCGATGGCTCGGGCGGCTCCGACGGCCTGCTCGTGGGGGACGGCGGGTCTGCCGCGGGAGACGGCGCGCAGGGCCGCGACGGTGCGACGCCCCTCGCGGACGGGAGGACCCGCGACGGGCGAGCGCGCGATGCCGGGACGCGCGATGGACGGACGCGCGATGGCGGGACGCGCGACGCCCGCTCGGCCGACGGCGCACCTCCCACCGGCCGCTGCACGCCGACTCCCCCCGCGGCCCCGGGCAACTCGGGGGTCACGCTGCACGTGGCTGTCTCGGGCAACGACGCCACCGGCACCGGCGCGGCGGACAAGCCCTTCGCCACGCTCACCGCGGCGGCGAAGCTGGTGAAGGCCGGCGGCACGATCCTCGTGCACGGCGGCACCTACAAGGGGAAGAAGCACACCGTCACGGCCACGGGCAGCGCGAGCGCTCCCATCGTCGTGATGGCCGCGCCGGGGGAGAAGCCCCTGCTCGACGGCAGCGGGCTCGGCCTCATCGAGTCGGACGGCGTCCTGCGGGTGGACTACTCGAGCCACGTGATCGTGGACGGCTTCGAGGTCGCGAACTCCACGGGACGCGGCATCTCGGTCTACGAATCGGACCACGTGACGGTCCGACGCTGCACGGTGCACGACGTCTCGTACCGCGCGCTCGGCGGGGGCGGCTCGGACCTCGTCTTCGACGGGAACGAGGTCTACAACGGCGCGCTCGCCAACCAGGGAGGCGGCGGCAGCGGCGGCTGGCCGGCGATGGTCTCGACCTACCAGCGCGCGAACGGGACGCTCAGCAAGAACATCCAGTTCGTCAACAACCACTTTCACGACGCCTGGGGCGAGTGCCTGGACTTCATCATGCTGGACGGCGGCGTGGCGCGGAACAACCGCATCCACGACTGCTATAGCGTGAACCTCTACTCCGACCGGTCGCAGCACCTGGTCCTCGAGGGGAATTACCTCTATACGACCACCGCCAAGTACGACCGGAAGGACAACGGGCAACGCGCCGTGGGGATCAACCTCGCCGTGGAGAGCGGAGACCACCAGGCCACGCTCGCGACCGACGTGCTGATCGCGAACAACGTGATCGTCGGCACCGGCAAGGGGATCGGCTTCTGGTGGGACGGGGCCAACGGCGCGGCGCAGAACACGTACCAAAACGTACGCATCCTCTATAACGTCATCAAGGACACGCTCGGCCCGGCGCTGAACTTCTCGAAGGTGGGGAGCGGGGCCACGGCCCCCTCGGGCTGCCGCGCGCAGAACAACATCTTCTTCGCGGGCAAGGACGGCACCACCTTCTCGCTCGGCAACCCGGCGGCGTGGAGCCTGTCGCACAACCTCTACCCGGGGGGCGTGCCGGCGGGCTTCGTCGAGCCCACGAGCCTCGCCGGGGACCCGCGCTTCGTCAGCCCCGTGCTGGGCGGCCCGGCGGAGGGCTTCAAGCTCCAGGCGGGCTCTCCGGCGGTCGGCAAGGGCCTGGCGCAGGCCGAGATGCCGCGGGATCTCTGGTGCGCGCCACGGCCGGCGAGCGCGACCGCTCTCGGGGTCCACCAGCCCTGA